One genomic segment of Fusobacterium mortiferum ATCC 9817 includes these proteins:
- the ybeY gene encoding rRNA maturation RNase YbeY, translating into MSLEIEGFDDLVNEEEIREYVQKVLEKEYESEAPVYMSLLFTGNDEIQVINREYRDKDQPTDVISFAYHETEDFDIGPYDTLGDIVISLERVVEQAKEYNHSDKRELFYVLTHGILHLLGYDHIEEEDKKEMRAKEEEILGSFGYTREM; encoded by the coding sequence TTAATGAAGAAGAGATAAGGGAGTATGTACAAAAAGTATTAGAGAAAGAGTATGAGAGTGAAGCTCCTGTATATATGTCTTTACTATTTACAGGAAATGATGAGATACAAGTGATAAATAGAGAGTATAGAGATAAGGATCAACCTACTGATGTAATATCATTTGCTTATCATGAAACGGAGGATTTTGATATAGGACCATATGATACACTTGGAGATATAGTAATCTCTTTAGAAAGAGTAGTAGAGCAAGCAAAAGAGTACAATCACTCTGACAAGAGAGAACTATTTTATGTATTAACCCATGGAATTTTACATCTATTAGGATATGATCACATAGAAGAGGAAGATAAAAAAGAGATGCGTGCTAAGGAAGAGGAGATATTAGGAAGTTTTGGTTACACTAGAGAGATGTGA
- a CDS encoding diacylglycerol kinase yields MKERNKWKNIGVTEKFNVAFEGIFETIRTEKHMKFHCFCTIVIFILSLFLDIGKYEALAVIVSVSLIWVAELFNTAIESCVDMVTEKYHPLAKRAKDIAAGAVLITALNALFVGYIVFEKKIILNMRDIFSVLKTSYQHTVLSIFILILITVICIKAITGKGTALRGGFPSGHSALATSILTLITSLTDNPKIFFLTLILTILVIHSRIEGKIHTFFETMVGAFLGWAITYLILVLVEL; encoded by the coding sequence GTGAAAGAGAGAAATAAATGGAAAAATATTGGAGTTACAGAAAAATTTAATGTAGCTTTTGAAGGAATATTTGAAACTATTCGTACAGAGAAGCATATGAAATTTCATTGTTTTTGTACAATAGTAATATTTATTTTATCACTATTTTTAGATATTGGAAAATATGAAGCTTTAGCTGTAATTGTAAGTGTATCTCTTATATGGGTAGCTGAGCTTTTCAATACAGCTATTGAAAGTTGTGTGGATATGGTTACAGAAAAATATCATCCTTTGGCAAAAAGAGCTAAAGATATAGCAGCAGGAGCAGTTTTGATAACTGCTCTCAACGCTCTTTTTGTAGGATATATAGTTTTTGAGAAGAAGATAATTTTAAATATGAGAGATATTTTTTCCGTTTTAAAAACTTCATATCAACATACAGTACTTTCAATTTTTATTTTAATTTTGATAACGGTTATTTGTATAAAAGCTATAACAGGAAAAGGGACAGCTTTAAGAGGTGGATTTCCAAGTGGACATAGTGCTCTAGCAACTTCTATCTTAACTTTAATTACCTCTTTAACTGATAACCCTAAAATATTTTTTTTAACACTTATTTTAACAATACTTGTTATTCATTCTAGAATTGAAGGGAAGATACATACATTTTTTGAAACTATGGTAGGGGCTTTTTTAGGTTGGGCAATAACTTATTTGATATTAGTTTTAGTGGAGTTGTAA